A segment of the Odoribacter splanchnicus DSM 20712 genome:
TTTTACGTTGAGTTTTTACAGTTTCGACGGATAATTTCAGATCAGCAGCGATTTTTTCAGAAGTATCTCCCGATAAGGTGCGTTGAAAGATATTCTTGCACTGTTCAGGTAGTTCTTCCAGCAATAGTTTGAGTTGGCGATAGATTTCATTTTCCAGGGCTGAATTGTAGCCTTCTTCTTCCGCTTTTAAATTATTCAGGAATTGTGCTTCCCGGATTGAACGTCTTTTTTCATCCCGGAGGTAGTTAAAACTGCGGTTACGTACAGCTGTATAAAGATAGGATTTCAGAGTATTCAACCCCTCGAACAGCCGGTGTTCGTCGTACATTCGGCAGAATACTTCCTGTACAATGTCTTCAGCTTCTTCCGGTTTTAGAGAAAAACTACGGGCGAATATGCATAAGGCGACAAAAAAATGTTCATATAGTTTGTGGAATACTTTTGTGTCGCCTTGGGCAAGTGCTTTTATTTCTGTTTCTGAAAATTCCATCGTAATCTTTTCCTGAACAAATATATAATAAATATATGAAATTTTTCCGGATAACAGGTTGAGGTTACAATTACACCATCGGCTGGCACCTCCTGAAAATTATAGAATAATGAAATTTCCCTTCGGGAATTTTCCGACCCACGAGCAAGCCCAATGTCCGGTTTGGTTGATTTCGAGAATACGCGAGAAAAACCCTTTTTCTCCAAGAAGCCTTTCGATACAAGCCCAGGCGGTATCACGTTTGATGAAATCTAAAATTTCTTCCTCGATTCCGGATTGATCTTCACCGGTTTCTTGTCCGATTTTATCCTCCAGGTCGCATAAAGCTTCGTAGACTTCATTGCCAATAGCCAGACTGACTGCCTCGAATATGGCGTCTATCTGTTCGTCTTTCAGCTGTCGCAGTGCTTTTTGTTCGATGAGCTCACTATTTTGTCCCCAAACTTCGAGCATTTGATGGCCATAAGTATCACAAGCTTCCCAAATCGTGTCGATAACCCAATATTTTTCAGAAGGTTCTCCGACCTGTTTAAACCATCCGATGGTTTTTATTTCTTGTATAAATTGATCGATTACAGTCTGTTGTGATGAAGTCCAAAGCATATTTCTTTATTCTAATACCCCGATAAAGATATAAAATATAAGTTTAAGGGGCTAACGGATCAGGTAAAAAGTATAAAGTAAAACATAAAATATATAAAATCACCGGCAGTTTTCTGCAACCACTTCAGCGATGTCTTTGATAGGAACTGCCGTGTCGGTTTTCATAAAAGTTTTTTTACATAGAGGACAGGCTGTTACTAAAAGATCCGGTTGATAAGACAGATAGGCTTTTACCGCATCGCTACTGATTCGGGTACGTTGTCCGGGATCGATATGTATGTTGGCCAGGGATCCGCCACAGCACAATGAATTTTTACCGTCATAGACGGTTGCTAATTTATGACTGAC
Coding sequences within it:
- a CDS encoding RNA polymerase sigma factor, whose protein sequence is MEFSETEIKALAQGDTKVFHKLYEHFFVALCIFARSFSLKPEEAEDIVQEVFCRMYDEHRLFEGLNTLKSYLYTAVRNRSFNYLRDEKRRSIREAQFLNNLKAEEEGYNSALENEIYRQLKLLLEELPEQCKNIFQRTLSGDTSEKIAADLKLSVETVKTQRKKAKRILRERYTLLFKTFGILF